The Alosa sapidissima isolate fAloSap1 chromosome 6, fAloSap1.pri, whole genome shotgun sequence genome window below encodes:
- the jag2b gene encoding protein jagged-2b, producing MDECASSPCAEGGTCIDLEDGFECLCPPQWMGKTCQIDANECLGKPCVNAKSCKNLIGGYHCDCYKGWAGQNCDINLNGCSGQCQNGGVCKEVVRGGYLCQCPVGFVGTHCEIQRNKCASGPCQNGGRCHVLLDSFVCECPLEFSGTVCELPNQLPSNPCESNPCRNEASCHSMLGDFYCACPEDYEGKTCADRKDHCRTTPCQVIDSCTIAVAANSSDEGVRYISSNVCGPRGQCHSQPGGNFTCTCDKGFTGTYCHENINDCVASPCRNGGTCIDGVNAFQCICPDGWEGTLCDMNVNECSRNPCKNGGRCVDLLNDFYCDCRDNWKGKTCHSRESQCDANTCSNGGTCYDNGDAFRCACPPGWGGSTCNTAKNSTCASNPCANGATCVGGVDSFTCICKDGWEGPTCAQNINDCNPHPCYNGGICVDGVNWFRCECAPGFAGPDCRINIDECQSSPCAYGSTCVDEINGFRCICPLGRSGARCQEFIGIGKTCHYGGLQFPHGSRWEEECNSCQCINGKVDCTKVVCGRRPCLLPGVRLDQQQHLRDNQMEQHQHQQPQHACPRGRGCLEHSFLTCFSPPCHQWGVCSSPQPQVDVHTKCEPNTGYLDNSCARITLIFNREKVPPGTTVENICSELRYLPATRNLAKEHALLVLCDLSYTNQDAVEVAISFQQEEQPDHSRVQEAASGIVSALSKRHNSTVMLAIIEVKVETQIMPQSVDYLVPLLCVLFCGLWVVCMVVCVWWMRKRRKERERRRRHSPDDNINNQWEPLRPVTAGQGLGLGVGAGPKDSNLDAQYERAKLMGTPERMCDGREDEEEAEDDLELGRGGGGGGDGDGGMMEVELEPAEDGYGKEDSCGKLRMYSKGPAQGQGLAKGEVICTTRSSSGSVGGSSCNAASLKTPHRTTVSVAGAPHSPKDNRCKNINMGPDLKHHCV from the exons ATGGACGAGTGTGCATCCAGTCCCTGTGCCGAGGGTGGCACCTGCATTGATCTGGAAGATGGCTTTGAGTGCCTGTGCCCACCGCAGTGGATGGGCAAGACCTGCCAGATTG ATGCAAATGAGTGTTTGGGGAAGCCTTGCGTAAACGCTAAATCTTGCAAAAACCTAATAGGCGGATATCACTGTGACTGCTATAAAGGATGGGCCGGACAGAACTGTGACATCA ATCTGAATGGGTGCAGTGGGCAGTGTCAGAATGGAGGAGTCTGTAAG GAGGTGGTGCGAGGCGGTTACTTGTGCCAGTGCCCGGTCGGCTTTGTGGGCACCCACTGTGAGATCCAGCGGAACAAGTGTGCCAGCGGGCCGTGTCAGAACGGCGGCCGCTGCCACGTGCTGCTGGACAGCTTCGTCTGCGAGTGCCCACTAGAGTTCAGCGGCACCGTGTGCGAG CTGCCCAACCAGTTGCCATCGAACCCCTGCGAGTCCAACCCGTGCCGGAACGAGGCGTCGTGCCACAGCATGCTGGGAGATTTCTACTGCGCCTGCCCAGAGGACTACGAGGGCAAGACGTGCGCTGACCGAAAGGACCACTGCAGGACCACTCCATGCCAAG TGATTGACAGCTGCACGATCGCTGTGGCAGCGAACAGCTCGGACGAGGGCGTTCGGTACATCTCCTCGAACGTGTGTGGCCCCCGCGGTCAGTGTCACAGTCAGCCAGGAGGAAACTTCACCTGCACCTGTGACAAGGGCTTCACCGGGACCTACTGCCATGAGA atATCAACGACTGTGTGGCCAGTCCCTGTAGGAATGGAGGCACCTGTATCGACGGGGTCAACGCCTTCCAGTGCATCTGCCCCGACGGATGGGAGGGCACCCTCTGTGACATGA ACGTGAACGAGTGCAGCAGAAACCCGTGTAAGAACGGGGGCCGCTGTGTGGACCTGCTCAACGACTTCTACTGCGACTGCAGAGACAACTGGAAGGGCAAGACCTGCCACTCAC gtgaaAGTCAGTGCGACGCAAACACTTGCAGTAACGGGGGAACATGCTACGACAACGGGGATGCGTTCCGCTGTGCCTGCCCCCCTGGGTGGGGTGGCAGCACATGCAAcacgg CTAAGAACAGCACGTGTGCCTCCAACCCCTGTGCCAACGGAGCTACCTGTGTGGGCGGCGTCGACTCTTTCACCTGCATCTGCAAGGACGGCTGGGAAGGACCCACCTGTGCCCAAA ATATCAATGACTGCAACCCCCACCCCTG tTATAACGGCGGCATCTGTGTGGACGGAGTCAACTGGTTCCGCTGTGAGTGCGCTCCTGGATTTGCTGGACCGGACTGTCGCATCA ACATCGACGAGTGCCAGTCGTCGCCCTGTGCGTACGGCTCCACCTGCGTAGACGAGATCAACGGCTTCCGCTGCATCTGTCCCCTGGGTCGATCTGGCGCCCGCTGTCAGGAGT TCATTGGAATCGGGAAAACATGCCACTACGGCGGCCTGCAGTTCCCTCACGGGAGTCGCTGGGAGGAGGAGTGCAACAGCTGCCAGTGTATCAACGGCAAGGTGGACTGCACCAAG GTGGTGTGTGGGCGACGGCCGTGCCTGTTGCCTGGGGTGAGGCTggaccagcagcagcatctccGGGACAACCAGATGGagcagcatcagcaccagcagCCGCAGCACGCGTGCCCGAGGGGACGAGGCTGCCTTGAGCACAGCTTCCTGACCTGCTTCTCACCGCCATGCCACCAGTGGGGCGTGTGCTCGTCCCCCCAGCCGCAGGTCGACGTCCACACCAAGTGTGAGCCCAACACGGGCTACCTGGACAACAGCTGTGCCCGCATTACGCTCATCTTCAACCGCGAGAAGGTGCCTCCG GGTACAACAGTAGAGAACATCTGTTCGGAGCTCAGATACCTTCCAGCCACACGGAACCTGGCCAAAGAGCATGCCTTACTGGTGCTTTGTGACCTGTCGTATACTAACCAGGATGCCGTTGAGGTGGCAATA TCGTTCCAGCAGGAAGAGCAGCCGGACCACAGTCGTGTCCAGGAGGCGGCTAGTGGCATCGTCAGCGCACTGTCCAAGCGCCACAACAGCACGGTCATGCTCGCCATCATCGAGGTgaaggtggagacccagatcaTGCCCCAGTCAGTCG acTACCTGGTACCACTACTGTGTGTGCTGTTCTGTGGCCTGTGGGTGGTATGCATggtggtgtgcgtgtggtggATGCGCAAGCGCCGAAAAGAGCGTGAGAGGCGCCGACGCCACTCCCCCGACGACAACATCAATAACCAGTGGGAGCCCCTGCGACCGGTGACCGCCGGTCAGGGACTGGGCTTGGGCGTGGGCGCAGGGCCCAAGGATAGCAACCTGGATGCGCAGTACGAGCGCGCCAAGCTCATGGGCACGCCCGAGCGGATGTGCGACGGGcgcgaggacgaggaggaggccgAGGACGACCTGGAGctggggagaggtggaggaggaggtggtgacgGAGACGGAGGGATGATGGAGGTGGAGCTGGAGCCTGCAGAGGACGGCTATGGCAAGGAGGATTCCTGCGGCAAGCTGCGCATGTACTCTAAGGGGCCAGCGCAGGGCCAGGGGTTGGCCAAAGGAGAGGTGATCTGCACCACCCgaagcagcagcggcagcgttGGTGGCAGTAGCTGCAACGCCGCCTCGCTCAAGACGCCTCACCGGACCACGGTGTCGGTGGCGGGGGCTCCCCACAGCCCCAAAGACAACCGCTGTAAAAACATCAACATGGGCCCTGACCTCAAACACCATTGTGTATGA